The Aphis gossypii isolate Hap1 unplaced genomic scaffold, ASM2018417v2 Contig00050, whole genome shotgun sequence genomic interval CAATTATTCCATAcatgtaaaatgaataataattatacttgaatataaatgtatatagattaGGTTAGACAACAGAGGTACACTTGTAcactgtataaaattataaatgaactcGAGTGTTTGGCTGGAGTTTAGTATAGACATGTAATTGTAAACGttcaatgtattaaaaatgtttaaatgtttaaaatgaggGCCTTGTAAAATTGACAGTGGGCATTTTTACGACACTGAATGACTCAATGCACAATCGATTTAAGTATCAAATAtagatttcttttttaatataaaaatttagtattagaACTGTATACTtcattagataattttaacaatagtcATCAACTCAAcactgtttaaaattaatacaaatattaattatatacattttaatcatatctaaataaatagctATTAATGtggtaatactataataatgtaatcatGTAATACGTAACTACATAAGTGcctaatacctacctactatagtaatagtattaataattctagataaatatttttacctaccCACCCACTCAAAATTTTAGGTAATACAAATCCACCTCCACAGTACGTCATACTCACAACCACTGTTTATCACATtgccaaataattttaatataaatgtcttTATtccagtattaaattaatatttgtatatatcaagttattgtttatttttatgaaaggaAATTCTTTtatgaaaatcaattattgaaaaatggaTGAAAAAGTTATGAGATTTTAGAACCcgaggaaataaaaaaaaattaagaaaaaataaatacttattttaccaattcaattcaatttaaattatgattaattctTTAAGActgattacaattttgaaaaatatagaaaagttataaaaaaaaactgagaaAAATGGATTATGTCAAGACAtgtaataagtacaataaacacaaacataattatcaaaataaattagaattttattttattttttcttcaatactTCACGAATGTCcttgaaaaatttattaaagtaatgtaGATTGtgtctgaaaaatataaataattaaatgtataacataatctatatttaggttgatatttttcaatatacttaCATGGTTAATAACATAGATCCTAGAAGTTCATTTGAGACCAGTAGATGATGAATGTAAGATCGAGTATGTTTTTTACAGGTCAAACACGTACATGAATCTTTTATTGGTACAAACTTCTCAAAATTacttcatttatttcattccaaatcatacatattaataaatattattttattacaaaatttaaaaaatgagtatATTACCTTGTATCtgttaaacatatttcataGTCATTTGAACTGTCTGTTTTTTCATCTGTATTATGATGAAtgtccataataataatttcatttctaGAATTCAaagcaatacattttaatatgctcagtaaaatgaataaatataatttaagtgaaaaacaaaatcttacttatattttaaactgtaatcaaatattaaagccGAATTGCGTTCAGTTGTGATATATGGGAAAGATGAATCAAACATGTCTACTCCactgtttataaaatcaattattaaactagGAGTCCAGGCACcaaatatgattttcattttatcataTGGAAGACATTCCTTTGTTGAATGAAAAATGTACAGttcatattatagataaattatgtaatataaattaaatataagtaatattaagtaatatttttagcatAAGTACCATTGTTTTATTGACGATGGGTAGAATTAGATCACTAGGGATTTCTTCGACAATACTTCCATCAGTAAAAAATCCATCAAATAGAAATCCTAATACATCATTTTGATATTCTGATAAAAATGTTGCTGATCTAATTCTTTCTTGTACATTATAACCACCTTGGATTGGAGCAATTACACAACTTTGTTTTAACatctaaaaacaaacattagaatatacatattatacaacatcaTTGTTATcctatttcttatatttaggGTGATTTACCAAACATATTAACTCtccattttttctttcaattaacttattcaaattctaattttttatcagcAATATTCAAGTTTACTTAAAGAcactattttcaaataaattaaatgttttcttttcatttaaatagcgtactgtgtttattattattattattattattattattactatttaaaagtatataaatacaaatttggaTTTTGGACAAATAGTTTCTGAGTTATTGTACTTTATGGACATTTATATAGgtttaaagatataatttaattagataatattttactattttagctttttataataattgtaaatattatttgcatataaCTGTATTAGACTAAAATagcatacctattttatatacaactatttttaaggATACTTAATTCTagcaatttatttacttagaaactattcatttaaatttcgatttaaattttaaatacattaacatGTTCAAAACTCCAAAACTACATGCTCCTTAACAATTCACAGTAAATATGGAAGGttctaataagaaaataagaaGTTGATATTATAGCCTCAGGATACTcctaaaatagaataaaccttaaattgaattatcttAAGATGTGGTCTTAAGACTTa includes:
- the LOC126553024 gene encoding queuine tRNA-ribosyltransferase accessory subunit 2-like, which translates into the protein MEQALFSVVTDRHNGIPLTNGPRLGTLKHSNSQVDTPAFMFYTKCGSVPYISREVFEKILPDDQALFNFPLPTCLSFYQPLKEFNHGLNAFVGLEKYLSCCSITDCAVDNLQGYNKKDSVAVKTKSGNQLINYEKYMDIIEVFKPTMYVTLSISDINLDSSPSAIEKSVNITNRLFKSCLERHHQSEMLKQSCVIAPIQGGYNVQERIRSATFLSEYQNDVLGFLFDGFFTDGSIVEEIPSDLILPIVNKTMECLPYDKMKIIFGAWTPSLIIDFINSGVDMFDSSFPYITTERNSALIFDYSLKYKNEIIIMDIHHNTDEKTDSSNDYEICLTDTSNFEKFVPIKDSCTCLTCKKHTRSYIHHLLVSNELLGSMLLTIHNLHYFNKFFKDIREVLKKK